The proteins below come from a single Bombyx mori chromosome 19, ASM3026992v2 genomic window:
- the LOC101746709 gene encoding protein sneaky — protein MTLLGFIKACSDKIFQYCPFLQKVIFSKPNEYKILKHILSFFSGFVVGQVYYVYLLKNCFFNETLGLAFALMLSTVIGICCATSCQVRCVLLLCVPMYCGKVGRGVLKAIILTYIVAGPITNMGLNAKEVVRVFGCSNELAYNLSTYKYTLLMNVIRKTALDMNIEVDRVKDSFRYFKVVARPIEKELVKTKELDIEEYDYLDYMYDLTSKPADGFVHENGKACFQSGHLLIKNYTDKLSQRCDKMIDRAIRMCNQTFTSVYRDCLKFLFINKSYYSFCRRLRPTEICDFGTFKKSTCFNQTQVNKGLGIGYETMKLIEYEFTKRIRRVKLQCEPRTGQDNVFIKDARKTNEDIGISFEEKTSIMRLVVTMMNVCLALLFLRIFLAAVTYHDLYLTNINHDNVYITGYFKMIDERRRISNKMHLLPLKKMERRKYIDIHSAALMTERSKLVTQVLKLALEMITATTFVMMDRMFYEALDMVRRYADLEPRQGLRDLEIKVDGVGPISAILRKFFESFDVSPISSFTVVTKECVPQPCAMPAQYFFKIYGGYLWILLLLYLSPYTLRLRRLICAYFYPCREKQRVLYLYNDILKKRMKIQKTLQRTAVQAVRTHYLSSENLLSMRMKFPELLGWLQVLPAARMTCLICGETEPRRELLGLASWYSCPRVRCPFIYCAECWREAGQRCLACDPTLAELSDVNSLSDDEKIK, from the exons atgactTTATTGGGATTTATTAAAGCGTGTTCAGATAAAATCTTCCAATATTGTCCATTTCTTCAAAAAGTTATATTTTCAAAAccaaatgaatataaaatattgaaacacATTTTAAGTTTCTTTTCCGGATTTGTTGTAGGACAAgtctattatgtatatttattgaaaaattgtTTCTTTAATGAAACATTAGGTTTGGCGTTCGCTTTGATGTTAAGCACAGTCATAG GAATATGTTGCGCTACTTCTTGTCAAGTAAGATGCGTATTGTTACTCTGCGTGCCGATGTACTGCGGTAAAGTTGGCCGTGGAGTACTGAAAGCTATAATATTGACTTATATTGTAGCCG GTCCGATCACTAACATGGGATTGAATGCTAAAGAGGTTGTAAGAGTGTTCGGTTGCAGCAATGAGTTAGCATACAATCTATCTACATATAAATACACGTTGTTAATGAACGTAATCAGAAAAACTGCATTGGATATGAACATTGAAGTGGATCGAGTCAAAGATAGTTTTAG GTATTTCAAAGTTGTCGCCAGACCTATAGAAAAGGAATTggtaaaaacaaaagaattagATATTGAGGAATACGATTATTTGGACTATATGTACGATCTCACTTCTAAGCCTGCTGATGGTTTTGTTCATGAGAACGGGAA AGCATGTTTTCAAAGTGGACATTTACTTATAAAGAACTACACCGATAAATTGTCACAAAGATGTGATAAAATGATCGATCGTGCAATCAGAATGTGCAACCAAACTTTTACGTCTGTCTACCGAGATTGCTTGAAGtttctctttattaataaatcGTATTATTCTTTTTGTCGGCGATTAAGACCCACGGAAATTTGTGACTTTGGAACTTTTAAAAAGAGTACATGTTTCAACCAAACGCAG GTTAACAAAGGTCTAGGAATAGGCTACGAAACAATGAAACTAATTGAATATGAATTCACGAAGAGGATAAGGAGAGTCAAATTGCAATGCGAGCCGAGAACTGGTCAAGACAATGTCTTTATTAAG GATGCGAGAAAAACCAACGAGGACATAGGAATTTCTTTTGAAGAGAAAACCTCAATTATGAGGCTCGTAGTTACGATGATGAACGTTTGCCTGGCGCTGCTTTTCCTCCGAATATTCCTGGCTGCCGTTACTTACCACGACTTGTACTTGACCAACATTAACCATGATAATGTCTACATTACCGGTTACTTTAAAATGATCGATGAAAGGCGTAGGATTAGCAATAAGATGCACCTTTTGCCGCTGAAGAAG ATGGAACGAAGAAAATACATTGACATCCACTCAGCAGCGCTGATGACTGAGAGGAGCAAACTAGTCACTCAAGTCCTGAAGCTGGCCTTAGAGATGATAACAGCAACGACCTTCGTGATGATGGACCGGATGTTCTACGAAGCTTTGGACATGGTGCGGCGCTACGCTGACCTGGAACCGAGGCAGGGGCTGCGAGACTTGGAGATAAAA GTTGATGGCGTTGGACCAATTTCAGCCATTCTAAGAAAGTTCTTCGAGAGCTTCGATGTTAGTCCGATCAGTTCTTTTACTGTGGTCACTAAGGAGTGCGTCCCGCAGCCCTGTGCCATGCCCGCCCAATATTTCTTTAAGATATACGGGGGATATTTATGGATATTACTGCTCTTGTATCTAAGCCCATATACGCTCCGGTTAAGAAG ATTAATCTGCGCGTATTTTTATCCTTGTCGCGAGAAACAGAGAGTGCTTTACTTATACAATGATATACTGAAGAAACGGATGAAAATACAGAAGACTTTACAAAG GACTGCAGTTCAGGCGGTCAGAACCCATTACCTCTCAAGCGAGAATCTGCTGAGTATGCGAATGAAATTCCCTGAACTGTTGGGCTGGCTCCAGGTCTTACCGGCTGCCAGGATGACCTGTCTGATATGTGGCGAAACCGAGCCCAGGAGAG AATTATTGGGCCTGGCCTCATGGTACTCGTGTCCCCGCGTGAGGTGCCCGTTCATATACTGCGCCGAATGTTGGCGCGAGGCTGGCCAGCGGTGCCTGGCCTGCGACCCGACTCTAGCCGAACTTAGTGACGTTAATTCATTGAGTGACGACGAGAAAATTAAATGA